Proteins from one Ricinus communis isolate WT05 ecotype wild-type chromosome 9, ASM1957865v1, whole genome shotgun sequence genomic window:
- the LOC8280186 gene encoding photosynthetic NDH subunit of subcomplex B 5, chloroplastic, with product MAISSSLSVLLSNPVPKISSYKSEMKESGLNKKTLKRLSSKKRISTRLNAAGLSEIEPDLNEDPVDRWATPSIDPDDFKYGEYDGHHTYFEGEEKRTFWELIAADYEAVEPPTGFQGIISWLFLPAVAAGMYFNAPGEYIFIGAGVFAFIFCVIEMDKPDKPHNFEPQIYTMERGARDKLISDYNSMSIWDFNEKYGDLWDFTIKKDADDIMKR from the exons atggCAATTAGTTCTTCACTCTCAGTTCTGCTGTCAAATCCAGTACCCAAAATCAGCTCTTATAAAtctgaaatgaaagaaagtgGTTTAAACAAGAAAACCCTCAAGAGATTGAGTAGTAAAAAGCGTATATCAACGAGACTGAATGCAGCCGGATTGTCTGAGATAGAGCCTGATCTTAATGAGGACCCTGTCGATCGTTGGGCCACCCCCAGTATTGATCCT GATGATTTTAAGTATGGGGAGTACGACGGTCATCATACCTATTTCGAAGGAGAGGAAAAGA GAACATTTTGGGAATTAATTGCAGCAGACTATGAAGCAGTAGAGCCGCCAACAGGTTTTCAGG GAATTATTTCGTGGCTCTTCCTTCCAGCAGTTGCAGCCGGGATGTACTTCAATGCGCCG GGGGAGTATATTTTCATTGGAGCAGGAGTGTTCGCATTTATATTTTGCGTAATAGAGATGGATAAGCCAGACAAGCCTCACAACTTTGAACCTCAGATTTATACAATGGAGAGGGGAGCTCGTGACAAGCTTATAAGTGACTATAACTCAATGAGCATATGGGATTTCAATGAGAAGTATGGCGATCTCTGGGACTTCACCATTAAAAAGGATGCAGATGATATAATGAAGAGATAA